Proteins co-encoded in one Gossypium arboreum isolate Shixiya-1 chromosome 11, ASM2569848v2, whole genome shotgun sequence genomic window:
- the LOC108450714 gene encoding uncharacterized protein LOC108450714 isoform X1: MGTHSVFNPNPLPTFTSSTISTKGDKQWPGCLMLNGKQMHVRLSNGFRARARSVINVNSTAIEIPCQWYNLVADLAIKPPPPLHPKTFEPVKPEDLSPLFAYELIKQEVTDERFIDIPEEVIDVYRLWRPTPLIRAKRLEKLLDTPARIYYKYEGVSPAGSHKPNTAVPQVYYNAQQGVKNVVTETGAGQWGSSLAFACSLFGLGCEVWQVRASYDQKPYRKLMMQTWGAKVHPSPSDITQAGRKILQMDPSSPGSLGIAISEAVEIAAANDDTKYCLGSVLNHVLLHQTVIGEECIRQMEAIGETPDLIIGCTGGGSNFAGLSFPFIREKLKGKINPVIRAVEPAACPSLTKGVYAYDFGDTAGMTPLMKMHTLGHDFIPDPIHAGGLRYHGMAPLISHVHELGFMEAISIPQTECFQGAIRFARSEGIIPAPEPTHAIAATIQEAVRCRESGESKVILMAMCGHGHFDLASYEKYLQGSLVDLSFEEEKIKESLAKVPQVQA; this comes from the exons ATGGGTACCCACTCAGTTTTCAATCCAAACCCACTTCCCACCTTTACTTCGTCCACCATTTCCACTAAAG GTGACAAGCAATGGCCTGGATGTCTTATGCTTAATGGAAAACAAATGCATGTAAGGCTTTCCAACGGTTTTAGGGCAAGAGCAAGATCAGTTATAAATGTCAATTCTACAGCAATCGAAATTCCTTGTCAATGGTACAATCTGGTTGCTGATCTAGCTATAAAGCCTCCGCCTCCATTGCATCCGAAAACATTCGAACCGGTTAAACCAGAAGATTTGTCTCCTTTATTTGCCTATGAATTAATTAAGCAAGAGGTTACCGATGAAAGGTTCATAGATATTCCAGAAGAAGTTATCGATGTATACAGACTTTGGCGCCCGACCCCTTTAATCAG AGCCAAGAGGTTGGAGAAGCTTCTTGATACACCTGCTCGGATTTATTACAAGTACGAAGGTGTCAGCCCTGCCGGATCGCATAAACCGAACACTGCAGTTCCGCAAGTTTACTACAACGCACAGCAAGGGGTCAAGAATGTCGTGACCGAAACTGGTGCTGGCCAATGGGGTAGTTCATTGGCCTTTGCCTGCAGCTTGTTCGGTCTTGGCTGTGAA GTGTGGCAAGTTCGTGCTTCTTACGATCAGAAACCATATCGGAAATTGATGATGCAAACATGGGGTGCAAAGGTTCATCCTTCTCCTTCTGACATTACCCAAGCAGGTCGTAAAATACTTCAAATGGATCCCTCTAGCCCGGGAAGTTTAGGGATAGCTATTTCAGAAGCCGTAGAGATTGCCGCTGCAAATGATGATACCAAGTACTGCCTGGGGAGTGTTCTAAATCATGTTTTGCTACATCAAACCGTGATAGGAGAGGAGTGTATTCGACAAATGGAGGCCATCGGTGAAACCCCGGACTTAATCATCGGGTGTACCGGCGGTGGCTCGAATTTCGCAGGACTTAGTTTCCCATTTATCAGAGAAAAGCTCAAGGGAAAAATCAACCCTGTTATACGAGCAGTCGAACCTGCGGCTTGTCCTTCATTAACAAAAGGTGTCTATGCATACGATTTTGGTGATACGGCAGGGATGACTCCATTGATGAAGATGCATACACTGGGGCATGATTTCATTCCGGATCCAATTCATGCCG GTGGCTTACGTTACCATGGTATGGCACCTTTGATTTCGCACGTCCATGAATTAGGCTTCATGGAAGCAATTTCGATCCCGCAAACTGAGTGCTTTCAAG GCGCAATACGATTTGCGCGATCTGAAGGGATAATTCCAGCTCCCGAGCCAACTCATGCTATTGCAGCTACTATCCAGGAAGCCGTTCGCTGCAGAGAGAGTGGGGAATCAAAGGTGATATTGATGGCAATGTGTGGGCATGGCCACTTTGATCTGGCTTCTTATGAGAAGTATTTGCAGGGAAGTTTAGTTGATTTATCATTTGAAGAGGAGAAAATTAAAGAATCATTGGCCAAAGTTCCTCAAGTGCAGGCATAG
- the LOC108450714 gene encoding uncharacterized protein LOC108450714 isoform X2 — translation MPFLTISGDKQWPGCLMLNGKQMHVRLSNGFRARARSVINVNSTAIEIPCQWYNLVADLAIKPPPPLHPKTFEPVKPEDLSPLFAYELIKQEVTDERFIDIPEEVIDVYRLWRPTPLIRAKRLEKLLDTPARIYYKYEGVSPAGSHKPNTAVPQVYYNAQQGVKNVVTETGAGQWGSSLAFACSLFGLGCEVWQVRASYDQKPYRKLMMQTWGAKVHPSPSDITQAGRKILQMDPSSPGSLGIAISEAVEIAAANDDTKYCLGSVLNHVLLHQTVIGEECIRQMEAIGETPDLIIGCTGGGSNFAGLSFPFIREKLKGKINPVIRAVEPAACPSLTKGVYAYDFGDTAGMTPLMKMHTLGHDFIPDPIHAGGLRYHGMAPLISHVHELGFMEAISIPQTECFQGAIRFARSEGIIPAPEPTHAIAATIQEAVRCRESGESKVILMAMCGHGHFDLASYEKYLQGSLVDLSFEEEKIKESLAKVPQVQA, via the exons ATGCCGTTTTTGACTATTTCGG GTGACAAGCAATGGCCTGGATGTCTTATGCTTAATGGAAAACAAATGCATGTAAGGCTTTCCAACGGTTTTAGGGCAAGAGCAAGATCAGTTATAAATGTCAATTCTACAGCAATCGAAATTCCTTGTCAATGGTACAATCTGGTTGCTGATCTAGCTATAAAGCCTCCGCCTCCATTGCATCCGAAAACATTCGAACCGGTTAAACCAGAAGATTTGTCTCCTTTATTTGCCTATGAATTAATTAAGCAAGAGGTTACCGATGAAAGGTTCATAGATATTCCAGAAGAAGTTATCGATGTATACAGACTTTGGCGCCCGACCCCTTTAATCAG AGCCAAGAGGTTGGAGAAGCTTCTTGATACACCTGCTCGGATTTATTACAAGTACGAAGGTGTCAGCCCTGCCGGATCGCATAAACCGAACACTGCAGTTCCGCAAGTTTACTACAACGCACAGCAAGGGGTCAAGAATGTCGTGACCGAAACTGGTGCTGGCCAATGGGGTAGTTCATTGGCCTTTGCCTGCAGCTTGTTCGGTCTTGGCTGTGAA GTGTGGCAAGTTCGTGCTTCTTACGATCAGAAACCATATCGGAAATTGATGATGCAAACATGGGGTGCAAAGGTTCATCCTTCTCCTTCTGACATTACCCAAGCAGGTCGTAAAATACTTCAAATGGATCCCTCTAGCCCGGGAAGTTTAGGGATAGCTATTTCAGAAGCCGTAGAGATTGCCGCTGCAAATGATGATACCAAGTACTGCCTGGGGAGTGTTCTAAATCATGTTTTGCTACATCAAACCGTGATAGGAGAGGAGTGTATTCGACAAATGGAGGCCATCGGTGAAACCCCGGACTTAATCATCGGGTGTACCGGCGGTGGCTCGAATTTCGCAGGACTTAGTTTCCCATTTATCAGAGAAAAGCTCAAGGGAAAAATCAACCCTGTTATACGAGCAGTCGAACCTGCGGCTTGTCCTTCATTAACAAAAGGTGTCTATGCATACGATTTTGGTGATACGGCAGGGATGACTCCATTGATGAAGATGCATACACTGGGGCATGATTTCATTCCGGATCCAATTCATGCCG GTGGCTTACGTTACCATGGTATGGCACCTTTGATTTCGCACGTCCATGAATTAGGCTTCATGGAAGCAATTTCGATCCCGCAAACTGAGTGCTTTCAAG GCGCAATACGATTTGCGCGATCTGAAGGGATAATTCCAGCTCCCGAGCCAACTCATGCTATTGCAGCTACTATCCAGGAAGCCGTTCGCTGCAGAGAGAGTGGGGAATCAAAGGTGATATTGATGGCAATGTGTGGGCATGGCCACTTTGATCTGGCTTCTTATGAGAAGTATTTGCAGGGAAGTTTAGTTGATTTATCATTTGAAGAGGAGAAAATTAAAGAATCATTGGCCAAAGTTCCTCAAGTGCAGGCATAG
- the LOC108450714 gene encoding uncharacterized protein LOC108450714 isoform X3 — MLNGKQMHVRLSNGFRARARSVINVNSTAIEIPCQWYNLVADLAIKPPPPLHPKTFEPVKPEDLSPLFAYELIKQEVTDERFIDIPEEVIDVYRLWRPTPLIRAKRLEKLLDTPARIYYKYEGVSPAGSHKPNTAVPQVYYNAQQGVKNVVTETGAGQWGSSLAFACSLFGLGCEVWQVRASYDQKPYRKLMMQTWGAKVHPSPSDITQAGRKILQMDPSSPGSLGIAISEAVEIAAANDDTKYCLGSVLNHVLLHQTVIGEECIRQMEAIGETPDLIIGCTGGGSNFAGLSFPFIREKLKGKINPVIRAVEPAACPSLTKGVYAYDFGDTAGMTPLMKMHTLGHDFIPDPIHAGGLRYHGMAPLISHVHELGFMEAISIPQTECFQGAIRFARSEGIIPAPEPTHAIAATIQEAVRCRESGESKVILMAMCGHGHFDLASYEKYLQGSLVDLSFEEEKIKESLAKVPQVQA, encoded by the exons ATGCTTAATGGAAAACAAATGCATGTAAGGCTTTCCAACGGTTTTAGGGCAAGAGCAAGATCAGTTATAAATGTCAATTCTACAGCAATCGAAATTCCTTGTCAATGGTACAATCTGGTTGCTGATCTAGCTATAAAGCCTCCGCCTCCATTGCATCCGAAAACATTCGAACCGGTTAAACCAGAAGATTTGTCTCCTTTATTTGCCTATGAATTAATTAAGCAAGAGGTTACCGATGAAAGGTTCATAGATATTCCAGAAGAAGTTATCGATGTATACAGACTTTGGCGCCCGACCCCTTTAATCAG AGCCAAGAGGTTGGAGAAGCTTCTTGATACACCTGCTCGGATTTATTACAAGTACGAAGGTGTCAGCCCTGCCGGATCGCATAAACCGAACACTGCAGTTCCGCAAGTTTACTACAACGCACAGCAAGGGGTCAAGAATGTCGTGACCGAAACTGGTGCTGGCCAATGGGGTAGTTCATTGGCCTTTGCCTGCAGCTTGTTCGGTCTTGGCTGTGAA GTGTGGCAAGTTCGTGCTTCTTACGATCAGAAACCATATCGGAAATTGATGATGCAAACATGGGGTGCAAAGGTTCATCCTTCTCCTTCTGACATTACCCAAGCAGGTCGTAAAATACTTCAAATGGATCCCTCTAGCCCGGGAAGTTTAGGGATAGCTATTTCAGAAGCCGTAGAGATTGCCGCTGCAAATGATGATACCAAGTACTGCCTGGGGAGTGTTCTAAATCATGTTTTGCTACATCAAACCGTGATAGGAGAGGAGTGTATTCGACAAATGGAGGCCATCGGTGAAACCCCGGACTTAATCATCGGGTGTACCGGCGGTGGCTCGAATTTCGCAGGACTTAGTTTCCCATTTATCAGAGAAAAGCTCAAGGGAAAAATCAACCCTGTTATACGAGCAGTCGAACCTGCGGCTTGTCCTTCATTAACAAAAGGTGTCTATGCATACGATTTTGGTGATACGGCAGGGATGACTCCATTGATGAAGATGCATACACTGGGGCATGATTTCATTCCGGATCCAATTCATGCCG GTGGCTTACGTTACCATGGTATGGCACCTTTGATTTCGCACGTCCATGAATTAGGCTTCATGGAAGCAATTTCGATCCCGCAAACTGAGTGCTTTCAAG GCGCAATACGATTTGCGCGATCTGAAGGGATAATTCCAGCTCCCGAGCCAACTCATGCTATTGCAGCTACTATCCAGGAAGCCGTTCGCTGCAGAGAGAGTGGGGAATCAAAGGTGATATTGATGGCAATGTGTGGGCATGGCCACTTTGATCTGGCTTCTTATGAGAAGTATTTGCAGGGAAGTTTAGTTGATTTATCATTTGAAGAGGAGAAAATTAAAGAATCATTGGCCAAAGTTCCTCAAGTGCAGGCATAG
- the LOC108450631 gene encoding protein trichome birefringence-like 19, with protein sequence MKLHAMEASGRNHFQPKIVLIIIFVTLVVLTVIPVLYPLIGYPLYVSKASSSRPLPTTAYESQQSESLPSIKISEGEDCDIFLGEWVPNHAAPYYTNTTCWAIHEHQNCMKYGRPDTEFMKWKWKPDGCELPVLNPAQFLEIVRGKSLAFVGDSLGRNQMQSLICLLSRIEYPIDVSYTSDERFKRWKYTSYNFTLAYFSSTYLVKSKERDDNGPTHTGLFNLYLDEFDEQWTTQIEGFDYVIINSGHWFYRPSVFYENHQIVGCHYCLIDNVKDLTKFYGYRKAFRTAFRAINSLENFKGVTFLRTFAPPHFENGLWNEGGNCVRTKPFQSKEIALDGDNLEFYMIQIEEFKRAQKEGRKKEKKYRLMDTTHASLLRPDGHPSRYGHWPNENVTLYNDCVHWCLPGPIDNWNDFLLQMLKMEGIRSHQERLISGGKRMRFK encoded by the exons ATGAAGCTACATGCAATGGAGGCTTCTGGTAGAAACCATTTTCAGCCAAAAATTGTCCTTATTATAATCTTTGTCACCTTAGTTGTTCTCACAGTAATCCCTGTGCTTTACCCTTTGATAGGGTATCCTTTATACGTCTCAAAAGCCTCATCTTCCAGGCCCTTGCCCACCACCGCATACGAGTCTCAACAATCCGAATCCCTGCCTTCGATAAAGATATCCGAAGGAGAGGACTGCGACATATTCTTGGGGGAATGGGTGCCGAACCACGCCGCGCCGTACTACACCAACACGACGTGCTGGGCCATACACGAGCACCAGAACTGCATGAAATATGGAAGGCCTGACACTGAGTTcatgaaatggaaatggaaacctGATGGGTGCGAGCTACCTGTGCTGAACCCAGCTCAGTTCCTGGAGATTGTTAGGGGCAAATCTTTGGCCTTTGTTGGTGACTCACTTGGTAGAAACCAAATGCAGTCCTTGATATGCCTCCTTTCGAGA ATCGAATATCCCATAGATGTTTCGTATACATCAGACGAGAGATTTAAACGATGGAAATACACATCTTATAATTTCACCCTTGCTTACTTTTCGTCAACATATTTGGTGAAATCAAAAGAAAGAGATGATAATGGTCCGACGCACACCGGCCTTTTCAATCTCTATCTCGATGAGTTTGATGAACAATGGACAACCCAAATCGAAGGATTCGACTACGTAATCATCAACAGCGGCCATTGGTTTTATCGTCCGTCGGTTTTCTATGAAAATCATCAAATTGTTGGGTGTCATTATTGCCTAATTGATAACGTTAAGGACTTGACAAAGTTCTACGGGTACCGAAAAGCATTCAGGACTGCTTTTAGAGCTATTAACAGCTTGGAAAACTTCAAAGGCGTAACGTTTTTAAGAACTTTTGCACCGCCGCACTTTGAGAATGGATTGTGGAACGAGGGCGGAAACTGCGTAAGAACGAAACCGTTCCAAAGCAAAGAGATAGCATTGGATGGTGACAATTTGGAGTTTTACATGATTCAAATAGAGGAATTCAAACGTGCTCAAAAAGAAGGgagaaagaaggaaaagaaatATCGGTTAATGGATACGACTCATGCGTCACTTTTGAGACCGGATGGTCATCCGAGCAGATATGGGCATTGGCCTAATGAAAACGTGACATTGTACAACGATTGTGTGCATTGGTGCTTGCCTGGTCCGATTGATAATTGGAATGATTTCTTGCTTCAAATGTTGAAGATGGAAGGAATAAGATCACATCAAGAGAGGCTTATTTCAGGTGGAAAAAGAATGAGATTTAAGTAA
- the LOC108451900 gene encoding protein trichome birefringence-like 19, whose product MKTHFSSIFSIKFPPYFFPSGFPHTMNFQLIQFFTMEKTLDKTVSIKAFLLTLSLIFISSIPLSLLKTSRSRFSLPLPFPFPSSSEKKCDVFTGKWVPYPQGPYYSNETCRLIVDQQNCIKFGRPDTEFMKWRWKPHDCELPLFDAAQFLEIVRGKSMAFVGDSVGRNQMESLVCLLAHEAYPLDISRNSSADVNYFKRWFYADYNFTLAAFWSPFLVKSGGAHINGHSINGLISLYLDEPDEAWTNEIEKFDYVIVSVGQWFFRPLLFYEAGRLLGCHICNQNNITSFSKYHAYKMAFRTAFRTLLTLKNYTGVTFLRTFLASHFENGDWDKGGNCPRTKPFTSNEMKLQEFNKEFYWVQVEELREAEEKGKKIGLTFELMNTTEIMWMRPDGHPNGYGHSMIKNASVYDCVHWCLPGPIDTLNEFLLYLMKKDVLLQLKAKLMRNA is encoded by the exons ATGAAAACCCACTTTTCATCCATATTCTCAATCAAGTTTCCTCCCTACTTTTTTCCTTCAGGCTTCCCCCACACTATGAACTTCCAGCTCATTCAATTCTTCACAATGGAAAAAACTCTCGACAAAACAGTTTCCATTAAAGCTTTCCTTCTAACCCTTTCACTCATCTTCATCAGTTCAATCCCTCTAAGCCTTTTGAAAACTTCCCGTTCACGATTCTCATTGCCATTGCCATTCCCATTTCCCAGTAGCTCAGAGAAAAAATGTGATGTTTTTACTGGGAAATGGGTGCCTTATCCGCAAGGTCCTTATTACAGTAACGAAACGTGTCGGCTGATCGTCGACCAACAAAACTGCATCAAGTTTGGGAGACCAGACACAGAGTTCATGAAATGGAGGTGGAAACCACATGATTGTGAGCTGCCCCTGTTTGATGCTGCTCAGTTCTTGGAGATTGTCAGAGGGAAATCAATGGCTTTTGTTGGTGATTCTGTTGGAAGGAACCAAATGGAATCACTAGTGTGCCTCTTAGCTCAT GAAGCGTATCCATTGGATATATCTCGCAACTCTTCGGCAGATGTAAACTATTTCAAGCGTTGGTTCTATGCTGATTACAATTTCACCTTAGCTGCATTTTGGTCACCGTTTTTGGTTAAATCCGGAGGTGCACACATTAATGGACATTCCATCAATGGCCTCATCAGTCTTTACCTTGATGAACCCGATGAAGCATGGACGAACGAGATCGAGAAATTCGACTACGTTATCGTATCGGTCGGACAATGGTTCTTCCGACCGCTGCTGTTCTACGAGGCTGGTCGGCTTCTTGGATGTCATATATGTAATCAAAACAACATTACAAGTTTTTCCAAGTACCATGCATACAAAATGGCATTCAGAACAGCTTTCAGAACTCTTTTGACCCTTAAAAACTACACCGGGGTGACGTTTTTACGGACGTTTTTGGCGTCGCATTTCGAGAACGGAGATTGGGATAAGGGAGGGAACTGTCCTAGAACAAAGCCATTTACAAGCAATGAAATGAAGTTACAAGAGTTCAATAAGGAGTTTTACTGGGTTCAAGTTGAGGAATTGAGAGAAGCagaggaaaaagggaagaaaattggGTTAACATTTGAGTTGATGAACACAACTGAAATCATGTGGATGAGACCAGATGGACATCCAAATGGTTATGGACATTCCATGATTAAGAATGCCAGTGTGTATGATTGTGTTCATTGGTGTTTGCCTGGCCCCATTGATACATTGAATGAGTTTTTGCTTTAT